A region of uncultured Desulfobacter sp. DNA encodes the following proteins:
- a CDS encoding efflux RND transporter permease subunit: protein MEQLNLTQWSLNHRQLIWFAIFLLAVAGVLAYQDMGRMEDPNFTIREMIIGVGWPGASATEVEQQVTDKIEKELQDIPGLDYLKSYSRPQQAVIYVSIKDSVDTDNIRPTWLEVRNMVNNMVDDLPAGILGPYFNDRFDDVFGNIYALTSDGFTYEQMREKAEDIRQKILRIKSVKKVTLEGVQPEKIYIEMDSKKLARMGIDPLLVAAIIKKQNTVTPSGMLETTTDNIFIRVTGLFDNIDALRSLPIRVLDRTFRLSDIAVIRRAYADPSAPKMYFNGEPAIGIAVSMEDGENILHLGQTLDAAFSKIKKEMPIGFSIHQMANQPRVVEDSINEFIETLAEAIAIILVVSFVSLGLRSGLVVAFCIPLVVAATFLAMKMSGIDLHRVSLGALIISLGLLVDDAMISVEMMSVKLEQGWEKARAACFAYTATAFPMLTGTLITCAGFTPIGFSDGVSSEFCRTLFPVISLSLMISWVVSVMVTPLFGTYLIKARPVKEEEKEHDIYDKAFYRIFRRLLVLCLRFKYVVLILTAATFVFALHGFKYVREEFFPASVRPELVVDFTLPEGASIKATEQQAKEFITAISGNPNIDHYACYVGSGGPRFVLTFDPVMPKSNFAQFIIVAKGLDERKQLQEQIRDLLDNAFPNVRGHIQTLQMGPPEPYPVMLRISGHDYGKVREIADKVEDVMAADPDLKEINFNWYEKTKKLLFSVDQDKARVLGIASSDLALAIQSQLSGIPVSQFRENDKTVDIVLRLSAGDRQSLDDIRTLPIHVGQGKTIPLEQIADIRFGMEEGLIWRRDLVPTITVQAETVNGITGNDASKKVYDALKSVRDSLPPGYTIEIGGLAEQSKKATDYILELVPAMAMIIVIILMIQLQNIANMILTLLTAPLGLMGVIASLLIFDLPMGFLSQLGILALSGIIIRNSVILMDQIDRQVAAGENRYHAIIKATVFRFRPIMLTAAAAILGMMPLAVDKFWGPMAVSIGGGLLGATILTLFVLPCMVAAWYRAKEE from the coding sequence ATGGAACAGTTGAACCTTACACAATGGTCCCTGAACCACCGGCAGCTTATCTGGTTCGCTATTTTTCTTTTAGCCGTAGCCGGTGTTTTAGCCTACCAGGACATGGGTCGCATGGAAGACCCCAATTTCACCATCCGCGAAATGATCATCGGCGTGGGCTGGCCCGGGGCATCAGCCACCGAAGTGGAACAGCAGGTCACCGATAAAATTGAAAAGGAACTACAGGACATCCCGGGCCTGGATTATCTGAAAAGCTATTCCCGGCCCCAGCAGGCGGTCATCTATGTCTCCATCAAGGATTCTGTGGATACAGACAACATCCGGCCCACATGGCTTGAGGTGCGCAACATGGTCAACAACATGGTTGACGATCTGCCCGCAGGTATCCTGGGACCCTATTTCAATGACCGGTTTGATGACGTTTTCGGCAACATCTACGCCCTGACATCCGACGGCTTTACCTACGAACAGATGCGGGAAAAGGCCGAAGATATCCGCCAGAAGATTCTAAGGATTAAAAGCGTTAAAAAGGTCACCCTGGAAGGGGTTCAGCCCGAAAAAATATACATTGAAATGGACAGTAAAAAACTGGCCCGCATGGGCATTGATCCCCTGCTTGTGGCTGCCATCATCAAAAAGCAGAACACCGTGACCCCCTCCGGTATGCTGGAAACCACTACAGACAACATTTTTATCAGGGTAACAGGACTTTTCGACAATATCGATGCGTTGCGCAGTCTTCCCATCCGGGTCCTGGACCGTACATTCCGCCTGTCGGACATAGCCGTGATCCGGCGGGCCTATGCCGACCCCAGCGCCCCCAAGATGTACTTCAACGGAGAACCGGCCATCGGCATTGCCGTGTCCATGGAGGACGGGGAAAATATTCTCCATCTTGGCCAGACCCTTGACGCGGCATTTTCAAAAATAAAAAAAGAAATGCCCATCGGCTTTTCCATCCACCAGATGGCCAACCAGCCACGGGTGGTAGAGGATTCCATTAATGAATTTATTGAAACTTTGGCCGAGGCCATTGCCATTATTCTTGTGGTCAGTTTTGTAAGCCTAGGGCTTCGTTCGGGTCTGGTGGTGGCCTTTTGTATTCCTTTGGTGGTTGCCGCCACCTTCCTTGCCATGAAGATGTCCGGCATTGACCTGCACCGGGTATCCCTGGGGGCGCTGATTATCTCCCTGGGCCTGCTGGTGGACGATGCCATGATCTCTGTGGAGATGATGTCCGTGAAACTGGAACAAGGCTGGGAAAAGGCCCGGGCGGCATGCTTTGCATACACGGCCACGGCATTTCCCATGCTCACCGGAACCCTTATCACCTGTGCCGGTTTCACTCCCATCGGCTTTTCAGACGGGGTCTCTTCGGAGTTCTGCAGGACCCTGTTTCCGGTTATCAGCCTGTCTTTGATGATATCCTGGGTGGTTTCGGTCATGGTGACGCCATTGTTCGGCACCTATCTGATCAAGGCCCGTCCCGTAAAAGAGGAGGAAAAGGAACACGATATTTATGACAAGGCTTTTTACCGAATCTTCAGACGGCTCTTGGTCCTGTGCCTGCGGTTCAAATATGTCGTGCTGATTCTTACGGCGGCAACCTTTGTATTTGCATTGCATGGCTTCAAATATGTCAGGGAAGAATTCTTCCCGGCCTCGGTGCGCCCCGAACTGGTGGTGGACTTCACCCTGCCCGAAGGGGCCTCCATAAAGGCCACGGAACAGCAGGCCAAGGAATTTATCACCGCCATTTCCGGTAATCCGAACATTGACCATTATGCCTGCTATGTGGGCTCCGGCGGGCCGCGCTTTGTACTGACCTTTGATCCGGTTATGCCCAAGTCCAACTTTGCCCAGTTTATCATCGTGGCCAAAGGCCTGGATGAAAGAAAACAGCTCCAGGAACAGATCCGGGATCTTCTGGACAACGCCTTTCCCAACGTCCGGGGCCATATCCAGACCCTGCAGATGGGGCCGCCGGAGCCATACCCCGTCATGCTGCGCATATCCGGCCATGATTATGGAAAGGTGCGGGAAATTGCCGACAAGGTTGAGGATGTCATGGCGGCTGATCCGGACTTAAAGGAAATCAACTTCAACTGGTATGAAAAGACCAAAAAGCTTCTATTCAGCGTGGACCAGGATAAGGCCAGAGTCCTGGGCATTGCCAGTTCCGACCTGGCCCTGGCCATCCAGTCCCAGCTGTCGGGAATTCCGGTGAGCCAGTTCAGGGAAAATGATAAAACCGTGGATATTGTGCTGCGGCTCTCTGCCGGTGACCGGCAATCCCTGGATGATATCCGCACCCTGCCCATCCATGTGGGACAAGGCAAAACCATCCCCCTGGAACAGATTGCCGATATCCGTTTCGGCATGGAAGAGGGCCTGATCTGGCGGCGCGACCTTGTGCCCACCATCACGGTCCAGGCAGAAACTGTGAATGGCATCACCGGCAACGATGCCAGCAAAAAAGTGTATGATGCCTTGAAATCCGTGCGGGACAGCCTGCCCCCGGGATACACCATTGAGATCGGAGGGCTTGCCGAGCAGAGCAAAAAAGCCACGGACTATATTCTGGAACTGGTGCCGGCCATGGCCATGATTATCGTAATCATCCTGATGATCCAGCTGCAGAACATTGCAAACATGATCCTGACCCTTTTAACGGCACCGCTCGGGCTGATGGGGGTCATTGCCTCGCTTCTGATCTTTGACCTGCCCATGGGGTTTCTCTCCCAGCTGGGCATTCTGGCCCTGTCCGGCATCATCATCCGCAACTCCGTGATCCTCATGGACCAGATCGACCGACAGGTGGCCGCAGGGGAAAACCGCTACCATGCCATTATCAAGGCCACGGTGTTCCGGTTTCGGCCCATCATGCTCACCGCAGCCGCTGCCATCCTGGGCATGATGCCCCTGGCCGTGGACAAATTCTGGGGACCCATGGCCGTAAGCATCGGCGGCGGGCTTTTAGGGGCCACGATTTTGACCCTGTTTGTGCTGCCCTGCATGGTGGCGGCCTGGTACCGGGCAAAAGAGGAATAA
- a CDS encoding efflux RND transporter periplasmic adaptor subunit: protein MNHNHKQWLKITATICFTVTLALAGCKNPLDREQKQAAPDMPVLVTSMTIALQAPPKTHLFSGEVRGRYEAALGFRVPGKVIARHVETGTRVKKGNLLMQVDPKDIKEAVVAAGAQVDAAKSQYTLAADLLERFKALYEQDYMSKAEFNRYQNGADSAQAVLKQARAQLIQAVNHLSYCDLKADADGVVLDVRAETGQVVAAGMPVVIMAKGETREIEIFVPENQVAHFGTGTLFQVSFWALPDFTVQGQVRYVSPVADPVTRTYKARITLADPPDTVRLGMTATAVNAEHRGQSNQIFIPLSAIYQAADTPMVWKIKENRAVLQKITPGPTGFGNQIQVAQGLSAGDEIITTGVHKLIEGQKVRTSPRSNPPNQ from the coding sequence ATGAATCACAACCACAAACAGTGGTTAAAAATAACTGCAACCATCTGTTTTACAGTCACACTGGCCCTGGCCGGGTGTAAAAATCCCCTGGACCGGGAGCAGAAACAGGCCGCACCGGACATGCCGGTTCTTGTCACCAGTATGACCATTGCCTTGCAAGCGCCCCCCAAGACCCACCTGTTTTCGGGCGAGGTCCGGGGCCGGTACGAGGCCGCCCTGGGGTTCAGGGTGCCCGGCAAGGTGATTGCCCGCCACGTGGAAACCGGCACCCGGGTCAAGAAAGGGAATTTGCTCATGCAGGTGGACCCCAAGGATATCAAAGAAGCAGTGGTGGCGGCCGGTGCCCAGGTGGATGCGGCCAAAAGCCAGTATACACTGGCCGCGGATCTGCTCGAACGGTTCAAAGCCCTTTATGAACAGGACTACATGAGCAAGGCGGAATTTAACCGGTACCAGAACGGGGCGGACTCGGCACAGGCTGTATTAAAACAGGCCCGGGCCCAACTCATCCAGGCTGTCAATCATCTCAGCTATTGCGATCTTAAGGCGGACGCCGATGGTGTGGTGCTTGATGTCCGGGCAGAAACCGGGCAGGTGGTGGCGGCCGGCATGCCCGTGGTCATCATGGCCAAAGGAGAGACGCGGGAAATTGAAATTTTTGTGCCGGAAAACCAGGTGGCGCACTTTGGCACCGGGACCCTTTTCCAGGTCTCTTTCTGGGCCCTGCCGGATTTTACGGTACAGGGGCAAGTCAGGTATGTCTCGCCGGTGGCAGATCCGGTTACCCGGACCTACAAAGCCCGGATTACCCTTGCCGATCCCCCGGACACGGTGCGCCTGGGCATGACCGCCACAGCCGTCAACGCCGAACACCGCGGACAAAGCAACCAGATATTTATACCTCTGTCCGCCATCTATCAGGCCGCAGATACCCCCATGGTGTGGAAAATCAAAGAAAACAGAGCAGTTTTACAGAAAATTACTCCAGGTCCAACAGGTTTTGGGAATCAGATCCAGGTTGCCCAGGGATTATCCGCCGGGGATGAAATTATCACCACCGGTGTGCATAAACTCATAGAAGGCCAGAAAGTTCGGACCTCTCCACGCTCAAATCCTCCAAACCAATAA
- a CDS encoding TolC family protein, giving the protein MTNPFFSFIALILLGPAFFTGTCLAQNNRDTLTRDKAVQLAMENSLQRRMAGQDIQIADEVLAQAVSAFGPTLTLEAGVFRYDDQPSTVQLNQGLVRLSNALSGQTQDMPSDSRTYYGGGLKVTQPLYTGRKLTATRRLALANMDNAKKDMTASNNDLALAAKKAYYTVILARQMSKALDEAVESMNQHAEEARAYHDLKIVPKLDLLRAEEKLADLQQQQLYADNNVALAMTALNYVLGVDMDTKFTFDDDPGCPPLTDHLEACITTALDLRPELGAMDAKIKMAEEQILIAKSDWLPTFALVGEAHKYEPENEDPAAQIGIVASVDLYDNGQVKHKVSRARIQLEKAKTAKKQMKRGIRLQVEKAFHNAQVSWKSIDVARKSLDTAQEALDAARTRYRVGLSTSLERLDAEVSLTQAKTNHIHAASMYNIAISELERAMGKE; this is encoded by the coding sequence TTGACTAACCCATTCTTTTCTTTTATTGCACTTATTCTGCTGGGCCCGGCATTCTTTACCGGCACATGTCTGGCCCAGAATAACCGGGATACACTGACCAGAGACAAGGCCGTTCAGCTTGCCATGGAAAACAGCCTGCAGCGCCGCATGGCCGGACAGGACATACAGATCGCAGATGAAGTTCTGGCCCAGGCGGTTTCCGCCTTTGGCCCGACCCTGACCCTGGAGGCCGGTGTTTTCAGGTATGATGACCAGCCCAGCACGGTGCAGCTCAACCAGGGCCTTGTCAGGCTCAGCAATGCCCTGTCCGGCCAGACCCAGGACATGCCCAGCGACAGCCGTACCTATTACGGAGGCGGCCTCAAGGTGACCCAGCCCTTGTATACAGGCAGAAAACTGACCGCCACCCGGCGTCTTGCCCTGGCCAATATGGATAATGCAAAAAAAGATATGACCGCATCCAACAACGACCTTGCCCTGGCAGCCAAAAAGGCCTATTACACAGTAATCCTGGCCCGGCAGATGTCTAAAGCCCTGGATGAGGCCGTTGAGAGCATGAATCAGCACGCCGAAGAAGCCAGGGCCTATCATGACTTGAAAATCGTACCCAAACTGGACCTGCTGAGGGCCGAAGAGAAACTTGCCGACCTTCAGCAGCAGCAGTTGTATGCCGACAACAATGTGGCCCTTGCCATGACGGCATTAAATTATGTGCTCGGGGTGGATATGGACACAAAATTTACCTTTGACGATGATCCGGGATGCCCGCCCCTCACGGATCACCTTGAGGCCTGCATCACCACCGCCCTGGACCTGCGGCCCGAACTTGGAGCCATGGATGCCAAAATCAAAATGGCCGAAGAGCAGATTCTCATCGCCAAAAGCGACTGGCTGCCCACATTTGCCCTGGTGGGGGAAGCCCATAAATATGAGCCTGAAAATGAAGATCCGGCGGCCCAGATCGGGATCGTGGCCAGCGTGGATCTGTATGACAACGGCCAGGTCAAGCATAAGGTATCCCGGGCCCGGATTCAGCTTGAAAAAGCCAAAACGGCCAAGAAACAGATGAAGCGCGGTATCCGGCTCCAGGTAGAAAAAGCCTTTCACAACGCCCAAGTGTCATGGAAATCCATTGATGTGGCCAGAAAATCCCTGGATACGGCCCAGGAGGCCCTGGATGCAGCCCGGACCCGGTACCGTGTGGGCTTAAGCACATCCCTGGAACGTCTGGATGCCGAAGTCTCTTTAACCCAGGCAAAAACCAACCATATTCATGCAGCCAGCATGTACAACATTGCGATCTCCGAACTGGAACGCGCTATGGGAAAGGAGTAA
- a CDS encoding AI-2E family transporter, translating to MNRDLIHPLFLLLLVFFISAVFLVMIKSFLMAILLAGIFSALAYPWYQRLTRWLKGRKTAAAGITIMIIILIVLLPLSGLLGIVTTQAIKVGQTATPWVQKQLSSPIALSQWLEGLPVYDHIEPYRETIYTKAGELVGTASQFFVNGLQAATMGTMNFIFMVAILLYTMFFFLMDGEKLLNKILYYMPLDDKDERRLLDRFTSVTRATIKGTAIIGIVQGGASGIAFAVVGIHSSVFWGAVMTVLSIIPGIGTALVWIPAALWLGAQGAWFRAGALVVFCGVVVGSVDNLLRPRLVGKDTEMHDLLILFSTLGGIAMFGIIGIIIGPIIAALFVTIWDIYGVVFKDSLPKVGPS from the coding sequence ATGAACCGAGACCTGATTCATCCGTTATTTTTATTATTACTGGTGTTTTTTATTTCCGCTGTTTTTCTTGTAATGATTAAATCTTTTCTTATGGCCATTCTGCTGGCCGGGATTTTTTCCGCCCTGGCCTATCCTTGGTACCAGAGGCTTACCAGATGGCTGAAGGGGAGAAAGACAGCGGCGGCCGGTATTACCATAATGATTATCATTCTGATTGTACTTCTTCCTTTAAGCGGTCTTCTGGGCATTGTCACCACCCAGGCCATCAAGGTGGGCCAGACGGCAACTCCCTGGGTCCAGAAACAATTGTCCTCCCCCATAGCCCTTTCCCAGTGGCTGGAAGGCCTGCCCGTTTATGATCATATAGAACCCTACAGGGAAACCATATACACCAAGGCCGGAGAACTTGTCGGGACTGCAAGCCAGTTTTTTGTCAACGGGCTTCAGGCCGCCACCATGGGCACAATGAATTTTATATTTATGGTGGCCATTCTTTTGTATACCATGTTCTTTTTTCTCATGGACGGGGAGAAACTGCTAAACAAAATTTTATATTACATGCCCCTGGACGACAAAGACGAAAGACGGTTACTTGACAGGTTTACCTCTGTGACCCGGGCCACGATCAAGGGAACCGCCATCATCGGCATTGTCCAGGGCGGGGCATCCGGCATCGCCTTTGCCGTGGTGGGTATCCACAGTTCGGTTTTCTGGGGGGCGGTGATGACGGTGCTGTCCATCATACCGGGCATTGGGACCGCCCTGGTATGGATTCCGGCGGCACTCTGGCTGGGAGCCCAGGGCGCCTGGTTCAGAGCCGGCGCCCTGGTTGTCTTCTGCGGGGTGGTGGTGGGAAGTGTTGACAATCTTCTGCGTCCCCGGCTAGTGGGCAAAGACACGGAGATGCACGATCTTTTGATCCTGTTTTCCACCCTTGGCGGCATTGCCATGTTCGGCATCATCGGCATCATTATCGGACCAATTATTGCTGCTTTGTTTGTCACCATCTGGGACATTTACGGCGTCGTGTTCAAAGATTCTTTGCCCAAAGTCGGACCGTCATAG
- a CDS encoding transporter substrate-binding domain-containing protein, whose product MKTTLIKTADRVAEGFNPPAPTTPCMRVRTGRFIRITGPRPGNEFSPRFPVWGKEYSRLFVVIICFLLAGSLRAEASDTSVYTLGLGDGEVAIQAIQPRVAALYARAGLGVRFVRLPHNRSLIQANAGELDGEAGRIPLDEAFPNLIRIKIPVLEFHGAAYTANPAIRSFSPDLFEKYRSGHVLGVLWAKDMLAGKDAVTAMAHPALLRMLVQDRLDIALMNDTAGYLALAQLGEAGSAIRCLPDFHVSIPIYTYVHKKHAAFVPRLENAMKAILSDGGRDTADARNKVYTFYSGLAFPVRTVFEHRLEEAFCRMGRTCRVVFTGSAQRALVMADQQGDGDLIRLADITTLAPENTRHLLVVPESIGQLAYYTYVRGDLPAMDVNGWDSLAAYRNGMRIGVKILEEKMPGTVIRLPDADRLFKMLAMGRIDTVTEQEALADSLIWQKGYARIRKLSPPLINQPGYCLIHKRHRCLMPDLISALKAIKAEGRLDQSLSHGRHGR is encoded by the coding sequence TTGAAAACCACTCTAATAAAAACGGCTGATCGGGTAGCCGAGGGTTTTAATCCCCCAGCCCCCACAACACCCTGCATGCGGGTCCGCACAGGGCGTTTCATCAGAATTACCGGGCCGAGGCCGGGTAATGAATTTTCACCCCGATTTCCGGTTTGGGGTAAAGAATACAGCAGGCTTTTCGTCGTAATCATCTGCTTTCTACTGGCTGGGTCCTTGAGGGCCGAGGCCTCGGATACGTCTGTCTACACCCTGGGGCTTGGAGATGGTGAGGTCGCGATCCAGGCGATCCAGCCCCGGGTGGCGGCGCTTTACGCCCGGGCAGGCCTTGGGGTAAGGTTTGTCAGACTGCCCCACAACCGCTCCCTGATCCAGGCCAACGCAGGAGAGCTGGATGGCGAAGCCGGCCGGATCCCACTGGATGAGGCCTTCCCCAATCTCATCCGGATCAAGATCCCGGTGCTTGAATTTCACGGTGCAGCCTATACGGCGAATCCGGCCATCAGGTCATTCTCTCCGGACCTGTTTGAAAAATACCGGTCCGGCCATGTCCTCGGCGTCCTCTGGGCCAAGGACATGTTGGCGGGCAAAGACGCAGTCACGGCAATGGCTCATCCGGCCTTGCTGCGCATGCTGGTGCAGGACCGGCTGGATATCGCGCTGATGAATGATACGGCTGGTTATCTTGCCCTGGCGCAGCTCGGGGAAGCCGGCTCAGCCATCCGCTGCCTGCCCGATTTTCATGTGTCCATTCCCATTTATACCTATGTCCACAAAAAACACGCCGCCTTTGTTCCGCGCCTGGAAAACGCCATGAAGGCGATTCTCTCCGACGGCGGCAGGGACACGGCCGATGCCAGAAATAAAGTCTACACCTTTTATTCAGGGCTGGCGTTTCCCGTGCGAACGGTGTTTGAACACCGGCTGGAGGAAGCCTTCTGCCGCATGGGCCGGACCTGCCGGGTGGTCTTTACCGGGTCGGCCCAGCGGGCTCTGGTCATGGCGGACCAACAGGGCGACGGCGACCTCATCCGCCTGGCAGATATCACCACCCTGGCCCCCGAAAATACCCGGCACCTTTTGGTGGTGCCCGAATCCATCGGCCAACTGGCCTATTATACCTATGTCCGGGGAGATCTCCCGGCCATGGACGTGAACGGATGGGACTCCCTGGCCGCTTATCGCAACGGTATGCGCATCGGCGTAAAAATTCTGGAAGAGAAAATGCCCGGGACCGTGATCCGGCTCCCGGATGCGGATCGGCTGTTTAAAATGCTGGCCATGGGGCGGATAGACACGGTCACGGAACAGGAGGCGCTGGCAGACAGCCTGATCTGGCAAAAGGGATATGCCCGGATCAGAAAGCTCAGTCCCCCGCTGATCAACCAGCCCGGTTATTGTCTGATCCATAAGAGGCACCGCTGCCTGATGCCCGACCTCATTTCCGCCCTGAAGGCCATCAAGGCGGAGGGCCGCCTTGACCAGAGTCTTTCCCATGGGCGCCATGGGCGCTAA
- a CDS encoding ATP-binding protein, with the protein MTRVFPMGAMGAKPLGPRPAKRRPSLLRTLMVQIGLVLVAGGILINSAFFVFAYNVGKRDFDSYMALSTQQMADTFTHQLWLFDLATTRRFCHMAVDSVNIAGIRLYDHNQKIIAESGTFPDKGTITIFRTLTYQDQTLVGYMEIRFVNTLFEQHLLITVLAACCMVLFTAVSSFTLIFLVLNRHLTRPLKQLHQEMHQMTSGSFSGSEMTGQKAEIQGLVNGFNQMARALAAREQSKQQAEQRLSEEKAVMEAIIQTLPGIFVVHVQGQGLVRWNDNFEVMSGLPSDQIRGKAITHWIDPAEREGIVEKLAAAFNTEASGGEFEAELCFKAGKVPYLISVRQCRIQGQKVTIGMGIDLTERKSLEVSLRRAQKMESIGTLAGGIAHDFNNIIFPMMGYAELLREDLPDKSFQKEAVEAIYRASVRAGALVRQILSLSRQQEEAFIPLKVQPILKEAVGLLEACIPRTIRIQKTIDSDCGLVVADPTQVHQIIMNLGTNAYHAMEKTGGILSFSLQTVEIGPDQGASLTLCPGAHVLLKVKDTGVGIDPAHIDRIFDPYFTTKLPGRGTGLGLSIVQGIVRRCRGEICLQSRPGQGTEVSVYLPVAETPEALPVEESGQDVLAGKESVLLLDDEAAILSVVSAILSRLGYRVTTMQDPLKAARLTSEELAAFDLVITDMTMPGMTGIQLNGRLKALRPELPVILCSGFSHEINGENIAEVNIQAYLEKPVQKQMLAKVIRRVLDEA; encoded by the coding sequence TTGACCAGAGTCTTTCCCATGGGCGCCATGGGCGCTAAACCCCTGGGGCCCCGCCCGGCCAAAAGGCGGCCAAGCCTGCTGAGAACCTTGATGGTTCAAATCGGTCTGGTGCTGGTGGCCGGGGGCATTCTGATCAATTCCGCGTTTTTTGTCTTTGCCTACAATGTCGGCAAACGGGACTTTGACAGCTACATGGCCCTGTCCACCCAGCAGATGGCCGATACTTTTACCCACCAGCTCTGGCTCTTTGATCTGGCCACCACCCGGCGGTTCTGCCATATGGCTGTGGATTCCGTCAACATTGCAGGGATCCGCCTTTATGACCACAACCAGAAAATAATCGCCGAGAGCGGCACTTTTCCCGATAAAGGCACCATCACCATCTTCCGGACCCTGACCTACCAGGACCAAACCCTGGTGGGCTACATGGAAATCCGGTTTGTGAACACCCTTTTTGAGCAGCATTTGCTCATCACCGTCTTGGCGGCCTGCTGCATGGTGCTTTTTACCGCCGTGTCCAGTTTCACGTTGATTTTTTTGGTGTTGAACCGCCATCTGACCCGGCCCTTGAAACAGCTTCACCAGGAGATGCACCAGATGACCTCAGGATCGTTCAGCGGGTCTGAGATGACCGGACAGAAGGCGGAGATCCAGGGGCTTGTCAACGGATTCAACCAGATGGCCCGGGCCCTTGCGGCAAGGGAGCAATCCAAACAGCAGGCCGAACAGCGGCTTTCCGAGGAAAAAGCGGTCATGGAGGCCATTATCCAGACCCTTCCCGGCATTTTCGTTGTGCATGTCCAGGGCCAGGGCCTGGTCCGGTGGAACGACAATTTTGAGGTCATGTCCGGCCTGCCGTCCGATCAGATCCGGGGCAAGGCCATTACGCACTGGATCGATCCTGCCGAACGTGAGGGGATTGTTGAAAAGCTGGCGGCTGCTTTCAATACGGAAGCCTCGGGGGGCGAGTTTGAAGCGGAACTCTGTTTCAAAGCGGGCAAGGTTCCCTATCTGATTTCTGTAAGGCAGTGCCGTATCCAGGGGCAGAAGGTGACCATCGGCATGGGCATTGACCTGACGGAACGCAAAAGCCTTGAGGTTTCGCTGCGGCGGGCCCAGAAAATGGAGTCCATCGGGACCCTGGCCGGCGGGATCGCCCATGATTTCAACAATATTATCTTTCCCATGATGGGCTATGCAGAACTGCTCCGGGAGGACCTGCCCGACAAGAGCTTCCAGAAAGAGGCGGTGGAGGCGATCTATCGGGCATCTGTCCGGGCCGGCGCCCTGGTCCGGCAGATCCTGTCCTTGAGCCGGCAACAGGAAGAGGCGTTTATTCCCTTAAAGGTCCAGCCCATTCTCAAAGAGGCGGTGGGGCTGCTGGAGGCCTGCATTCCCAGAACCATCCGTATCCAGAAGACCATTGACTCTGACTGCGGTCTTGTGGTGGCCGATCCCACCCAGGTCCACCAGATCATCATGAACCTGGGCACCAATGCCTATCATGCCATGGAAAAGACCGGCGGCATTCTGTCTTTTTCGTTGCAGACTGTGGAGATCGGTCCGGATCAAGGCGCGTCTTTGACCCTTTGTCCCGGCGCCCATGTCCTGCTTAAGGTCAAGGATACCGGTGTCGGTATTGATCCGGCCCATATCGACCGGATATTCGATCCCTATTTTACCACCAAGCTGCCCGGCCGGGGCACTGGGCTGGGTCTTTCCATTGTTCAGGGCATTGTAAGGCGCTGTCGGGGGGAAATCTGTCTGCAAAGCCGTCCGGGCCAGGGCACGGAGGTATCGGTTTACCTGCCTGTGGCTGAAACCCCGGAAGCCCTTCCGGTTGAAGAATCCGGGCAGGATGTCCTGGCCGGCAAAGAGTCTGTTCTGCTGCTGGATGATGAGGCGGCGATCCTCAGTGTGGTCAGCGCCATACTTTCACGGCTGGGATACAGGGTGACCACCATGCAGGATCCTTTGAAAGCCGCCAGGCTGACGTCAGAAGAGCTGGCCGCCTTTGACCTGGTGATTACGGACATGACCATGCCCGGCATGACCGGAATCCAGCTCAACGGCCGCCTTAAGGCGTTGAGACCCGAGCTTCCCGTGATCCTGTGCTCGGGGTTCAGCCATGAGATCAATGGGGAAAACATCGCAGAGGTCAATATCCAGGCATATCTTGAAAAACCGGTGCAAAAGCAGATGCTGGCCAAAGTCATTCGCCGCGTTCTGGACGAGGCATAG
- a CDS encoding prolipoprotein diacylglyceryl transferase family protein encodes MAKPVVPASGIIDKTLLNNAAGQCRAFSLLWLCDRIVRPAAIGGALIRMGNFMNSEIVGLPTQRAWGVVFDRVDTLPRHPVQLYEAAAFELIVPLHMGQLLSLSFILAGLFLLLPKAPAGT; translated from the coding sequence ATGGCTAAACCGGTTGTACCAGCAAGCGGGATTATTGATAAAACGTTGTTGAACAATGCCGCTGGTCAGTGCCGGGCTTTTTCCCTGCTCTGGCTTTGCGACCGCATCGTTCGGCCCGCAGCCATTGGCGGCGCCCTGATCCGCATGGGAAACTTCATGAACTCCGAGATCGTGGGCCTGCCCACCCAACGGGCCTGGGGCGTGGTGTTCGACCGGGTGGATACACTGCCCCGGCATCCGGTCCAGCTCTATGAGGCGGCCGCCTTTGAACTCATCGTTCCCCTGCACATGGGACAACTTCTCAGCCTCTCCTTTATCCTGGCAGGCCTTTTCCTTCTGCTGCCCAAGGCGCCGGCCGGAACCTGA